A single window of Periplaneta americana isolate PAMFEO1 chromosome 14, P.americana_PAMFEO1_priV1, whole genome shotgun sequence DNA harbors:
- the LOC138713859 gene encoding uncharacterized protein produces the protein MPPYNSPVRLEKLSLQRIGKYVSDLGVQLVTSAHASTAPDFTSVSSTSLFPARQIRKHLKDMLHSMASYRLSSISSKSFLLVQKVCQHLHEVLCCMVPYYMVNSVTTELLKQLDNRLDDIQELTEQPWCKKVLHEIVKAVLHPELTELSVTWRWRHITEFVVIEMSNLCNLKVFKLPINVEFIEKARTSSMELAVTKQLHSMTNLQKFIFHHYCTDDTMRVLCESCPQLKCLDIYLSNNVTDASVKHILKLKHLEELDVTETDISDDGRVHLLTGLAQNGAQLLKCYRSYCVTNQELCSLADQFPDLKEFSASLVPEDLSVREFRKFYNLEVCNLYSYGEFLYNDMFKFIGNHLLKLSFVGPSVNMVAIIKNCPMLTSLTIKVDHLRMGHEPLPGLSSLQHLTLRTRDSPGATVLLSQCQNLTSLQLCAQQMFFFTFLDDVLMKNKLTCLQHLCIGSLNGNLPPEAVTFITQHCSNLSTCKVFGGQDAELRAQYHQYPGVQVEPDLWIQLADNVGFANKGRKTEIVKTIVNYMYEFRSPYSFD, from the coding sequence ATGCCACCATACAACTCGCCTGTACGCCTGGAGAAGCTGTCACTGCAGAGGATAGGAAAGTATGTGTCAGACCTAGGAGTGCAACTGGTCACCTCGGCGCACGCCTCCACGGCGCCAGACTTCACTTCGGTGAGCTCAACTTCGCTCTTCCCTGCACGGCAGATCCGCAAGCATCTGAAGGACATGCTGCACAGCATGGCCTCGTACAGGCTCTCGTCCATCAGCTCCAAGTCCTTCCTGCTCGTTCAGAAGGTGTGCCAACATCTGCACGAGGTCCTGTGCTGCATGGTCCCCTATTACATGGTCAACTCCGTAACAACAGAACTCCTTAAACAGCTAGACAATCGCCTGGACGACATCCAGGAACTCACAGAACAACCCTGGTGCAAGAAAGTCCTTCACGAGATAGTGAAGGCAGTCCTGCACCCAGAACTCACGGAACTCTCAGTGACTTGGAGATGGAGGCATATTACAGAGTTCGTCGTCATAGAGATGAGCAATCTGTGCAACCTCAAGGTATTCAAACTTCCGATCAACGTGGAATTCATCGAGAAGGCGAGGACGAGTTCCATGGAGTTGGCGGTGACGAAACAGCTGCACAGTATGACCAATCTGCAGAAGTTTATCTTCCACCACTACTGTACAGACGACACTATGCGAGTGCTTTGCGAATCCTGCCCCCAGTTGAAGTGTCTGGACATTTATCTCTCCAACAATGTAACAGATGCGAGTGTTAAACACATTCTCAAGCTGAAACACTTGGAAGAACTGGACGTGACTGAAACAGACATTTCAGACGATGGCCGTGTGCATTTACTAACAGGACTGGCTCAAAACGGTGCCCAGCTTTTGAAATGCTACAGAAGTTACTGTGTGACGAATCAAGAGTTGTGTAGTTTAGCCGATCAGTTCCCCGATCTGAAGGAGTTCAGTGCGAGTCTCGTTCCTGAAGATCTTTCGGTTCGTGAGTTCCGTAAATTTTATAATCTTGAGGTGTGTAATCTATACAGTTACGGTGAATTTTTATACAATGATATGTTCAAGTTTATAGGAAATCATTTATTGAAACTGTCCTTCGTGGGACCTTCCGTGAATATGGTTGCAATTATAAAGAACTGTCCGATGCTTACAAGTCTTACAATCAAGGTGGATCACCTGAGGATGGGTCACGAGCCCCTGCCAGGCTTGTCCTCTCTGCAGCATCTCACACTCCGAACTCGAGACTCACCAGGAGCCACAGTACTGCTGTCCCAGTGCCAAAATCTAACGTCTCTCCAGCTGTGTGCGCAGCAAATGTTCTTCTTCACGTTTTTGGACGATGTTTTGATGAAGAATAAACTGACCTGTCTGCAGCATTTGTGTATAGGTTCTCTCAATGGGAATCTCCCCCCAGAAGCGGTGACCTTTATCACGCAACACTGTTCGAATCTCAGCACATGCAAAGTGTTTGGGGGGCAGGACGCCGAGCTCAGGGCCCAGTACCACCAGTACCCCGGAGTGCAAGTGGAGCCAGATCTCTGGATACAGTTAGCTGATAATGTCGGCTTTGCAAACAAGGGACGTAAGACGGAGATTGTGAAGACAATTGTCAATTACATGTACGAGTTCAGGTCGCCTTATAGTTTTGATTGA